The Nocardia bhagyanarayanae region CGCCCACCGCCGTGCTCGGCGATGACCAGGTGACCGGCCTGGAGATCGGTCGCAACGAGCTCGTCAGCGGGGCCGACGGACGCACCACGGCCGTCGCCACCGGCGAGACCGAGCGGATCGAGGCCGGGCTCGTGCTCACCTCGGTCGGCTACCGCGGTGTGCCGTTGCGCGGGCTGCCCTTCGACGAGCGGGCGGGTGTGATCCCGAACGAGAACGGCCGGGTGCTCGGCGAAGCGGGTGGCGCGGTGCTGCCCGGCGCCTACGTGACCGGCTGGATCAAGCGCGGTCCCACCGGCTTCATCGGCACCAACAAGTCCTGCGCGCAGGAGACCGTCCGGCAGCTGGCCGACGACTACAACGCCGGTCGCCTGCCCGAACCCGCGCGCGGCGCCGCCGATTTCGATCGGCTGGTGCGCGGCCGCAGGCCCGAGGTCGTCGCGAGCGGCAACGTGGTCGGGCAGCCGAAGCCGTTGCGCAGGCTGCTCGCCCGGGTCTGAAGCCAGGGCGCAGACGCTCGAACGCCACGACGATGATCGTCGTGGCGTTCGTCGTCGTGTGCTCAGCGCGCGGTGAACCCGCCGTCGATCGCGAGGGCCGCGCCGGTGACGAAGCTCGCCTCGCTGCTGAGCAGATAGGCGCAGAACGAGGCGATCTCGTCCGGCGCGGCGATCCGACCGAGCGGGTGCAGCGCCGCGATGGCCGCCTCCCCTTCGGGCGTGGCGCCCATCGAATTCCGAAACGCCGGGGTGTCCACCGCGCCGGACACCAGCGCGTTCACCCGGACGCCCTGTTCGGCGGACTCCAGCGCGACGGCCTTGGTCAGCCCGACGACGCCGTGCTTGGCGGCCACGTAGGGCGCCACCGAACCCATGCCGACTACACCCAGGTTCGACGCGTTGTTCAGGATCGCGCCGCCACCCGAGGCGACGAGCGCCGGGACCTGATGGCGCAGGCCGTAGAACACGGCCGTGAGATTGAGTTCCAGATCCGCGCGCCAGCCCGCCTCGTCGATCTCGGCCACCGGACCGAACGCCTGCACCGCCCCCGCGTTGTTGAATGCCATGTCCAGACGGCCGTATTCGCTGACGGCGACTTCGGTCAGCCTGGCGACGTCGGCCTCCACCGTGACGTCGGTCGGGACGAACAGCGCTCGGCCGCCCGCCCCGCGGATCTCCTCGGCGACTCGTTCACCAGCGTCCTTGCCGCGCGCCCCGAGAACCACCGCGGCGCCCTCGGCGGCCAGACGCAGCGCCACCGCCTTACCGATGCCCGAGCTCGCGCCCGTGATCACCGCGACCTGCTCCGCGAACCGTGTCGACATCTGTGCCCACTTTCCTTCTCGTTCTTGCCTTTTCGCTGTGGCGGAGGGTGCCGCCGTATTCAGTCAACCGAGGGCACGACGGCATCGCTGGCGGTAATCGGACGTGGCGTTTGATGTGTCATCTAAATGGGCGCGAGGCGCGCCTGTGTGAAATTAGTGGCGCTGGCTAAGTACTGGTTACCGACCAGTCGGTGTGTGTCGACCGATGTGCCGATCGCGCCCGGTGGCTGGTTCCGGCTACCTGCCGGTAGTGAAACGAAGTCGCTGTGCGATAGCGGGACCGTGTGCCCCGCAGACGCTCTCCGGCGTGTCGAGGGGGCTGAACCGTTTCGGATGGTGCTGTCTACCTGGTCATTCGAATGATCATTGCCGGAACCCAAACGTTCCATATCAATTCAGCATCCGGAAAGTTCCATCAGCAGCTAACCTGTGGGGGCTGTTTGGAAGACGACCGCGGCCACACGGCTCGACTGTGTGCTGGACGTGGTCACGGTGCGTTGACGGGATAGCGAATGACTACATGTCTGGGTTTCAGCATCGGTTCAGTGAACTCCATAGCGGCTTCCGTGACCGAAGGTCTGATTCGACCCACGGTGCGCACCAGGCGCACGGCACTCACGTTCGACAACGCGGGCGGCGCCCGCATCAGTGGCATTCCCCAGTTCAGTTCGGCCATCACCGATTTCGCCGACCTGGCGCGCGACCCGGAACACTTGGTCGTCGGCGGCAGGATCTTCTCCCCGGCGAACCTCGTCGCCGCGGTGGTGACCGGACTGCTGGAGGCGGCCGAGCCGAGCGCGGGTGTGGTGGCCACCTATCCGGCCATCTACACCGACAAGCAGCTCGCTCTACTACGCCAGGCGCTCGACCTCAACGGCGCCCGGCACGTCATGCTGATACCCGAGCCGGTCGCCGCGGCCGAATGGCTCGAATACGAGCACGGTCCGCTGGAGACCGGCTTCGTCCTCGTCTACGACCTCGGCGGCACCAGCCTCGACGTGTCCGTCGTGCGCGTCGGACCGGACTGGGGTAACCATCCCATCGTCGGAAAGCCGCAGCGCTCCTACGATTTCGGCGGCCGCCCGCTCGGCGGCATGATCGCACGGTACGCACGCACCGGCGTCCCCGCCGCCACACTGTCGATGACCTCCATCGTCGATGTCGACGGCCTGCGCGCCGAACACATCAGGGATTCCTTCGATGTGGTGCGCGCCTGCCTGCGCTCCACCGGCCTCAGCCTCTCCGAAATCGGACGCGTGCTGGTCGTCGGCGGCGCGTCCCGGCCCGCCGAGGTCGCCGGGACGCTGGCCGAGCTCGGCCGCCCGGTGGTGCGATCGGCCGATCCAGGCCAGGTGGTCGCCGTCGGGGCCGCGCAGTTCGCGGTGCGCACCTTCGCCCCGGCGAGCACCGGGGAACGGCCCGCCC contains the following coding sequences:
- a CDS encoding SDR family NAD(P)-dependent oxidoreductase, whose translation is MSTRFAEQVAVITGASSGIGKAVALRLAAEGAAVVLGARGKDAGERVAEEIRGAGGRALFVPTDVTVEADVARLTEVAVSEYGRLDMAFNNAGAVQAFGPVAEIDEAGWRADLELNLTAVFYGLRHQVPALVASGGGAILNNASNLGVVGMGSVAPYVAAKHGVVGLTKAVALESAEQGVRVNALVSGAVDTPAFRNSMGATPEGEAAIAALHPLGRIAAPDEIASFCAYLLSSEASFVTGAALAIDGGFTAR